The Stenotrophomonas sp. ASS1 genome segment GCACCAAGGCTGATCGTGCCGGCCACATGCTGGATGTGGACGCGCTGATCCAGGCTGCCCAGTAACGCAGCCGACCTGCTACCGTCTGCGCGGTGCGGCCACGGCCGCCACCGCCCGCCCTGCCACCTGACGGAGCCCGCGTGACCGACGTTCCCCTTACTGCTCCGACCACCGATGCCTGGCAGTCGCTGCCGCGCCGCGCCGCGCGGCTGGCCGCACTGGAAGGTGCCTTCGGCGGCCTGTTTGTGCCGGGCCTGCCGCTGGCCGCAGCCGCGTGGTTCTTCGACCTGCCCGGCGGCCTGTGGACGGCCGCCCTTGGGCTGCTGATCGGCATCGTCTTCGGCGCCTGGCTCGGCCGCCGGCGCCTGGTCCGCACCCGCTGGCGGCTGGATGCCCAAGG includes the following:
- a CDS encoding PH domain-containing protein, which codes for MTDVPLTAPTTDAWQSLPRRAARLAALEGAFGGLFVPGLPLAAAAWFFDLPGGLWTAALGLLIGIVFGAWLGRRRLVRTRWRLDAQGLGLRRDLMWQLETRIPISRVQHLDLRRGPLERRAGLATLIVHTAGTRMSAVTVSGLDEADAERLRDTLSHQLDQDADAL